GACAGTGTGGTGACCCTGCAACCGCGCCTGCCCGCTGCCGGGGCAGAAGAGTCAGGTACGGCAGCTGCGCCCGGCCCCGCTAGCGCGAACCTGCTTTCAGAACCACTGTTTTACCGGCGCGCGCGCGGCTATGTGCCCCGCCCGGTGTTTCTGCCGCAAGCGGAAGAAAACTGCCCCTGCGTGCTGGGAACCGGGGCGGAACTCAAGGCCACCATCTGTCTGACGCGCGGTCGCGAAGCCTTTGCGGGCCAGCACATAGGCGACCTGGAAAATCCCGCCACCCTGGCTTTTTATGAAGAGGTGACAGCCCATCTCGAAAAACTGCTTGAGGTGCGCCCTGCGGCGCTGGTGTGCGACGCGCACCCCGATTTTCTTTCCACCCGCTATGCCGAAGCCCGCGCCCAGCGCGAGGGCATACCCCTGTGGCGTTTGCAGCACCACGCGGCCCATGCTGCCGCCGTGCTGGCAGAAAACAGCCACTACGGCCCAGCGCTGGCCCTCTGCCTTGACGGCACGGGACTAGGGGACGACGGTACGGTCTGGGGCGGCGAACTGCTGTTTATGGAGCTGGAAGAACCGCGCTGGCGACGGCTGGGACGGCTGGCGCCCTTTGCCTTGCCGGGCGGCGACGCGGCTGTGCGGCAGCCCTGGCGCATCGCGCAGGCCCTGCACGCGCTCTGCGAGCAGGCTGGCATGACAATGCCGTCGCTGCATCCCTGGCAGCCCGAGCAGGCGCAGGCCTCTGCCGCAGTGGCGGAGATGCTGCGCCGCAATATCAACTGCCCTGCCACCTCCAGTTGCGGGCGGCTCTTTGACGCAGTGGCTGCCCAGCTGGGTTTGTGCCTCAGCACCAGCTACGAGGGGCAGGCGGCCATACGGCTGGAGGATGCCGCCAACAGGGCGGCTGACTCCGTCAGGGCTGCGCTGGAAGGCACCGCAAGCGACGATGTCGTGGCCCAGTTGATCTGGCCGGTGGGCATTGCCAGAAGGCAGGGATTGCTCGAGATGGACAGCGCGGGCCTGTTTGCCCAGGTGGTGCAGGCTCAGGCGCAGGGCATGGACACAACTGAAGCGGCCGCGCGTTTTCATCTGAGCCTTGCGCGTGCTCTGGCAACCATGGCAGGCCGGGCCGCCCGCAAACTGGGCGTCAGCTCGGTGGGGCTGAGCGGCGGCGTGCTGCAAAACGCCACACTGGCACGCCTGCTGCCGCTGGCATTGACCGAGCAGGGGCTCACCGCCCTGACCCATCACGAACTGCCCCCCGGAGACGGCGGGCTTTCGCTGGGGCAGGCCGTGTGGGGCCGCCGCATGCTGGCTGCGGGCAAGGACTGATGAAAAAAGAATTATACCGTGCTGTTAAAACGAGCACTTGCCGCAACCAGGTAAAATGTAAAAGGGCCGTGGTTTTACCCCACGGCCCTTTTACATTTCTATTTGAAGCTGGCCACTACCCTGCCCTGCTTGAGCACCACGCGCCCCAGCGGCAGATCGTGCCACCACAGGGCGGCATCGCGCCCGGCAAGGCCGGTCTGACGGCTCTGCCCGCTCAGCAGGGCCGTTATGTCGGCCACGTCTTCCAGCACAAAGCTGGAAGCTGCGGTCGCAACATCTGTGCCCTTTTGCGGCATGAGCACGCGCAGGCGCGGCGCGGGGTCAAGCAGGCCACCGCCAAGCTTGCCAAGCAGAGCCCCCTGCCAGACGCAACCGGCAGGAATAAGCGCCCTGGCGTGGGGCGGCACAAAACGCACGTGGTCGCCGTAGAGTACGGCCTGACCAGGCGGCAGCAGTGCGGGATCGCAGGTTGAACAGGCAAGACTTTCCAGCGGCAGCGGACTGCCCACGGGTCGCTCCTGCCGCGCCTGTGCGTTGCCCCGGTTGCGTCCGCCGGTTTTGCCTGCGCGCGGGGCTGGCCGCAAGTCATTCCGCTGGATGCTAAAGGGATCGGCAGTGGCATCCGCCCCCGCGCCTTCATTCATAAGGGTAGCATCCATAAAAATATCTGTTGGATCCGGCTGACCGGGTTTGCGCAGCAGTGCCACATAAAAACCCTGTGCCTGCGAGCGCACACCGTCTACGCGCAGCGTACCTTCGCCGCCGGGCAGTTCTTCCCACGCAAAACCGGCAAAAGGCTCAAGGTGCACCCGTTCGAGCCCCAGTTCCTCTTCGGCAAAGCGCACCTGCGCTTCGTTCTCGTCCACATTGGTCGTGCAGGTGGAATATACCAGCCTGCCACCCGGGCGCAGCAATGAGGCAGCGTGGCGCAGCAGGCGTCTTTGCAGCCCCGTGAGACTGTCGAGCTTGTCGCCCTGCCAGAGCTTGAGCACCTGCGGGTGTTTTTCTGCCGTACCCCAGCCGGAACACGGAGGATCGAGCAGAATATTGTCCCACGAGCCGGGGCGCAGGGGCAGGGCATCGCCGCTGTACGAGCAGGTGCCCGCCTGTATGAGGTTGAGCTGGTGCAGGTTGGCCCGCAACGTTCCAAGCCGGGTGGGCGAAGGTTCATTGCCGAGCACAAAGCCCGTAGGCCCCACAAGCTGGGCCAGAAAACCCGTTTTGCTGCCGGGGCTGGCGCACATGTCGAGCGCTGCGCTGCCCGGCGCGGGGGCCAGGGCAAGCGGGGGCAGCATGGACGAGCGGTCCTGAATATAGATGTAGCCAAAAAATGCCGCCAGCGAACCACCAAGGGGACGGGGCTCGGCAAGCAGACGGCGGCAGTAGGGCGAAAATGGCTCTGGCTCAAATTCATAGCCTTGAGCGCGCAACAGGGCCTCCACGCCGGAAACCTGCTCTGGCGCACACACAAGGCGAAAAGAACGCGAAAGAATCTTGGGCATGGGCGCATAATATGGACAGTGCGTCGATCCCGCAAGGAATTTATGCTCAATGCCGCCCCCGGCAACGCTTTTGCGTATTGCGTGGCGCGACAAGTGTGCGTATAGTGCGCGGGTGCGGGCGTGCCGGATAACGATTTTTGTCCGCGTGTTCCGGCTGGCCGCCACAACGGCCCAAGTGGCCGTACTTTACCGGGTATTTGCGTGAATACTCAAGGAGAATGGAATGAAATTCGCCATGCGACTGACTTTCTCGGTCTGCCTGCTGCTCGTGGCCGTTGCCGCAAGCGCCGTCAGCGCCGCAGCAAAAAGCGCTGTGGTATTGCCGTTTACGGTCAATGCCCCCCAGAGCTATGCCTATCTTTCCAAGGCCATACCGGCCACCATCCAGGGGCGTCTTGACCGGCCCGGCATACTCGAAGCCCGCGCCGGACAGGGCAAGGCCACAAGCCAGGCTGAAGCCCAGCAGGCTCTCCGTTCCGCTGGCGCAGACAATGCGATCTGGGGTTCTGTGAGCGTCATGGGCAACGACTGCACCGTGACCATCAATAGCGTGGACAAAGCTGGCAAGACCTGGAGCAAAACTGCCCAGAGCCCGGTAAGCGAACTAACCACCAACGTGCAGAACCTTACCTCGTCGCTGAGCCAGGAAGTGTTCGGCATCTCCGGCGCAATGCGCAGCCCCGGCTCCACCGCTTCCGGTGCGCAGCGCGGCGCCACCGCCAACGGCGATATCGTCACCAACGAGACCGGCCAGCAGCAGGTGTACCTGAACCCGCAGTTCCGCTATCAGGGTGCTGGCGCTGAAGACGGTTCGCGTTTGCGTACCCAGCGATTGCCCTACAACATGGTCGACATGGCTGTGGGCGACTTTAACGGCGACGGCAAGAACGAAATCGCCATCCTGAGCGACCACGACCTGCGCATCTACTCCTGGCCCGCCAACGGCCAGCTCAAGCTGCTTGCAGAAACCGTGGTTTCGCGTTCCAACAACAACTTCTCCATGCGGGCCATCGACCTCAACCGCGATCGCTGCATGTCGCTTGTGGTTGCAACCACCGAAGAATCGAGCAACCGCCCCTACTCCTTCATTTACAGCTTCAAGGGCAACAAGCTCACCACCGTGGCCGAGCGCATCCCCTACTTCATGAGCGTCATGCGCGTGCCGCCGACCTATGCCCCCACTCTTGTGGGCCAGGCGTGGGACTCGCTTAAGCTCTTTGCCCCCGGCGTGCGTATCATGACCAAGCAGGACGGCAAGTACACCATGGGTACGCGCCTTGACCTGCCCACCGGTGCTACCGTGTTCAACTGCGTGTGGCTGCCTGCCGGCAAAAATGGCAAGGGCGAACAGCTTGTGATGCTGACAGAAGACGAGCGCATCAAGCTCTTCCAGGGCCACGGCAACACCCTGGTGCACACCACCATGGAACGCTACTCTGGCTCCGCTACCGGCATGGACCACTACAAGGGCATGCCCGGCCTCGGCGTCGACAAAAACTACCAGCTGCCCGGCAAGTACTACGCCGCCATGCGCCTTATCGCCGCCGATATCGGCAACACCGGCGAATACACCCTGCTGGTCAACAAGCCCATTTCTACGGCTGCCCAGTTCTTTGACCGCTACCGCTTCTTCCCCCAGGGTGAAATCCACGCCCTGTACTGGGACGGCGTGGGCCTTGGCCTCAAGTGGAAGACCCGCCGCATCCGTGGCTCTGTTGCCGAAATTGACCTTGGCGACGTGAACAACGACGGCGTTCTTGATCTGGTCGTGGGCCTCAATACCTCGCCCGACCTTGGCATTGGCAGCCGCCAGTGCATGATCACCGCCTATCCTCTGGACGTTGCCGCCACCAACCCCAACGTGCCCGCAGACCTGAGCGACTTTGAAATAAGCCCCAACTAAGGGTATGACGGCCCCTCGCCAGCGCGGGGGGCCGTTTTTATCTGCGGCACATGATGCCGTAGCGATTTGACTGTCGGCCCTGCCGCAGATCAGGCAATAGCCAACCATTGGAGCGGCAAAACCCATCAGGGTTTTGCCGCTTTATAACCCGGATTACCGCAACGGAAAAAGTTTCTGGAGTAAAGCATGCGCATCCTTGTGATCGGCTCTGGCGGCCGCGAACACGCCCTGGTCTGGAAGATTCTGCAAAGCCCTGAAGTCAGCGCCATTTTTGTGGCGCCCGGCAACGGCGGCACGAGCAGCGAAGGGGCCGTGAATGTGCCCATTGCCGTGGACGACCTGGACGGCCTGCTGGCCTTTGCCCGCAAGGAGCATATTGACCTGGTGATTCCAGGACCGGAGCTGCCCCTGACCTTGGGCGTGGTTGACCGCATGCGCGAGGCGGGCATCCCCAGCTTTGGGCCGGATGAATACGGTGCCCGGCTCGAAGGCAGCAAAGCCTTTGCCAAGGAAATAATGAACCGCGCCAATGTGCCCACCGCCCATTGCGCTGTTTTCAGCGATGCGCAGGCCGCGCGCGACCACATCAACAAGGTTGGCGCGCCGCTGGTTATCAAAGCCGACGGACTGGCTGCGGGCAAGGGCGTTATCATCGCTCAGACAGTGCAGGAAGCCCTTGAAGCAATTGACGAAATCATGACAGAGCGCGCCTTTGGCGATGCTGGCAATCTGGTGGTGGTTGAAGAATGTCTGGTTGGCGAAGAGGCCTCTTTCCTCTGCGTGTGCGACGGCACCCGCGCCGTGCCCCTGCCCTCTGCCCAGGACCACAAGCGCGTTTTTGACAATGACGAAGGTCCCAACACCGGCGGCATGGGCGCATACAGCCCCGCCCCCGTGCTGCCCGACAGCATGCTGGAAGAAATGGCCGACCTTACTGTGCGGCCCATCCTGCGTGAGCTGGCAAAGGACGGCCACCCCTTTGTGGGCGTGCTGTACGCAGGCCTGATGATGACCGCAGACGGCCCCAAGGTGCTGGAATACAACGTGCGCTTTGGCGACCCCGAATGCCAGCCCCTGCTCATGCGCCTCGACGGCGACCTGCCCGCCATCATGATGGATGCCGTGCGCGGCAAACTTGACCCCGCAAGTCTTGGCCAGACAAAACAGACCGCTCTAGGCGTGGTAATAACGGCCAAGGGCTACCCCGGCTCGTACGCCAAGGGCCTGCCCATTGAGGGCATCGAAGATGCGGACAGCCTGCCCGGCGTCAAGGTTTTCCACAGCGGCACCGCCATCAAGGACGGCGCGCTGGTTTCCAACGGTGGGCGTGTGCTGTGCGTCACCGCTCTGGGCGACAGCCTTGCTGCTGCCCAAAAGGCCGCCTACGCTGGCGTGGCCAGGGTTCGCATGCAGGACGGTTTTAACCGTACTGATATTGGCGAAAAGGGCATCCGCCGTCTGACCGGAAAGTAACCCACCGCATTTCAAGCATATCTGGCGCATTGCGCCGCACGACAGGAAGGTAGCACCATGCCGCAAGTGGTCATTTTGATGGGTTCAAAGTCTGATGAAGAAAAGGTCAGCCCCTGCGTTGACGTTCTTAAAAGCCTGGGCGTGAGCTGCTTCATTACCGTGAGCTCTGCCCACCGCACGCCCGAGCGCACCGAAGAACTGGTGCGCCGTTACGAGGCCGAAGGCACGCGCGTGTTTATCTGCGCCGCCGGTATGGCCGCGCACCTGGCTGGGGCGGTTGCCGCCCGCACCACGCGCCCAGTCATTGGCATTCCTGTCTCCAGCGCCGCCCTGTGCGGCATGGATGCACTTTTTGCCACCGTGCAGATGCCTCCCGGATTCCCGGTTGCCACGGTTGCCACCGACAAGGCCGGTGCCCGCAACGCTGCATGGCTGGCCGCCCAGATTCTAGCCGTCTCCGACCCCGCCCTCAACGAGCGTATTGCTCAGGCCCGTGCCAAGATGCGCGAGGAAGTGGAAAAAGCCGGCGAAGAAATCAGCAACAAATACGCATAGTTTTATGCGCGCACATCGCTTCGCGCTGTAAACACCATACAGATGCAATAGCGGTTTGAATGCACAATGAATTACTAATCTTCTGCATACAAGAACACTGCTACACGCCAAAGGCGACCGCAAGTCAGACTTGCAGTCGCCTTTTTGTTAATTTTTTGCATCAATAATTGCCACTTTTAATAAAAATACTATTGGAAGTAAGCGAAAAATCTGTTTTCATCATGCAAACGGAAGCTTCAGAGGCAACTGGCCCCCTTGCACAGCGGCACCCCCGCCGCACGTTTACGCTGGTGGCCTCGGCAACCCAAACAGCAAGGAAAACATATGCTGACCCTGCAATTGTGCGTCATTCTGGGGTGCCTTCTTCTCGGCACGCGATTCGGCGGCATGGGCCTGGGCCTTATCAGCGGCATTGGCCTGTTCATTCTGTGCTTTGTCTTCCATGTGCAGCCCGGCAAACCGCCCATCGACGTCATGCTGACCATTCTGGCGGTCATTGGCTGCGCCTCTACCCTGCAGACAGCTGGCGGCCTCGATGTGCTCATGCGCGCTGCAGAGCGCCTGCTGCGCAAACATCCCGAACACATCACCCTACTTGCCCCCATCACCACCTGGGGTCTTACGGTCATGTGTGGCACGGGGCACGTGGCCTACACCATGTTTCCCATTATCTATGACATTGCCATCAACAAGGGTATCCGGCCCGAACGTCCCATGGCCGTGGCCTCTGTCTCTGCCCAGATTGGCATATGCGCATCGCCAGTTTCCGTGGCGGTGGTTTCCATGGTTTCCATGCTGGCTCAAGGGCAGGGGGCTGGCCCGACCATCAGCATCATCACCCTGCTGGCCGTTTCCATTCCCGCCACCTTTGTGGGCGTGTTGTGCGCGGGTCTCTGGTCCATGCACCGAGGCAAGGATCTGGAAAATGACCCGGAATTTCAGGCAAAACTGACAGACCCGGAAACCAAGGCCTACATCTACGGCGGCAGCAGCACCCTGATGGACAAGGTGTTTCCGCCCGAGGCTTATCGGGCAGTGATGTTTTTCTTTCTTGCCATTGCGGCGGTGGTCATTCTTGGCGCATTCTCAGAACTGCGGCCCGACTTTGGGCCTGCTGGCAAGGCGCAGCCTCTCTCTATGAATATTGTCATCCAGATGGTTATGCTTATTGCTGGCGCGCTGATCCTCATGTTCTGCAAGGTCAAGCAGCAAGCCATTCCCAACAGCGCCGTATTCAAGGCGGGCATGGTGGCCATATTCTCCGTCTTTGGCGTTGCCTGGATGACAGACAGCTTTTTTCACGCCCACCTTCAGGTTATCAAGACCGACCTTGCTGCCGTGGTTATTGATTACCCCTGGACCTACGCCATTGTGCTGGTCATCGTGTCAAAGCTGGTCAACAGCCAGGCTGCGGCCCTTGCCGCCGTGGTTCCCCTTGGCCTGAGCCTTGGCCTGCCGCCCAAGGTGCTGCTGGCCTTTATGCCCATGTGCTACGGCTATTTTATTCTGCCCACCTACCCCAGCGATCTGGCCTGCATCAACTTTGACCGCTCAGGCACAACGCGCATCGGCAAGTTCATCATCAATCACAGCTTCATCATCCCCGGAGCCATTGGCATTATCTGCGGCACGCTCATGAGCTACATGCTGGTGAGCATCTTTCTGTAGGTCTACCCCCCCCCGACATGTCCGGGCAGCGCGCACAAGAGCAAACGTAAAAAGCCCCGCACAAGCGGGGCTTTTATTGTTGCATGCAGCACGATTCTTCGTAGGTCAGCCCCACGGAACAAACCCTGTTCCGTCCTTCCTGCTTGGCACGGTAAAGGGACGTATCTGCTGCGAGAATAAGCGAATCGCATATCTTGGCATTATCTGTTGTCTGCGCCGCGCCGGGCGCAAATACCACCGCAGCCACACCCAGACTTATGGTGACCCGCACAGTTGTCCTGTCCGTGGCTGTTTCCACCCCGGCAGCCGCCGCACGCAGGTTTTCGGCAACGACAACAGCCTCCTCCTGCTGCACGCCTGGCAACAGAATAGAAAATTCCTCGCCACCGTAGCGCCCCAGCATGGCGCCTGGCCCCAGCGCCTTGCGTAAAATTGCCGTTACGGCGCGCAGCACGCTGTCGCCCGTCAGGTGACCGTAGGTGTCGTTAACCTGCTTGAAGTGGTCGATATCGAGCAAAATGAGGCTCAGGCTGCCGCCCGCAACCTTGCAACGCTCGATCTCGCGCTGAAAGGCATCCATGAAAAACCAGCGGCTGAAAACTTGGGTAAGCGCATCCAGGGAAGCAATGCGGTGCATTTTTTCCAGCATTTCCTTGCTCTCTGTGATGTCGTAGAGAGAAATGATCAGACCGGAATCCGTACCTGTATCTCCCACCCTTGCGCACGAAACGCTGTAAAAACGCATGCCCCCCGCCACCGGAAGGGTAATCTCCGCCTCTTCGTTCTGCGTAAGGGCGGGCATGTCAAGCGAGCTACCCTCAGGGAACACGGCGGCCACATCTCTGCCAATGGCGTCATCCGACAGGGCGGGCAAGATGGAAACAGCGCTGTCGTTGAAATCCACCACGCGGTGCCGCTGGTCCAGCACAATAACGCTGGCGCTCATGGTTTTGAAAACCTTGTCGCGCGCGATGGGCACAAGGTCGAACATGCGCAGGCGCGACATGGCAAAACCGCTCAGGGGCAGGGCCGCCGAAAGGATAAAGGGCTCAATGTCAATGCCGTAGGGTGCAATGCCCAGTGTCTGCAAAAAATTGCCAACCCAAAGACTCAGCGCTCCAATAAAGATGGTCTTGGCCTGCCGTTTGCGGTAGCCAGTGGTCTTGCCGTAAGAAAAGGCAAACAGGGCCAGACCCGCAAAGGCCACAAGCATCTTGTAAACGAAGTCAACATAATACCACCAGCCCTTCTGTGTTATTGCCACAGGGAAAAGACCGCTGGCATCTACTGCAAATGTCTTATAGTGAAAATAATGATGTTCATTGGTGTACAGCATCACAATGGTCGTTATGGGCACCACAAACAGCAGGGCCATCACGGCTTTATTTTTTATGGAATAGTTATTGTAATACAGGGCAAAAAGAAACCAGAATACCGCAATAAGCGGCGCTCCCAGATATTCTATTTTTAAAGAGAGAAATATGGTTTCAGGTGTACTTGAAGAAAGCTCAAAAATGTACCCGACAGTGTACATGAAAATGGTCATGAACAGAAACAGAAAGGCCGCATAGCCCTTTGATCGCGCGATTCTGGACGAGTAGCAAACGGCATAGAGCATACCCGCACACGATATACTCAGAAAGAGAATGCAGAGATTTCTTATAATCACTGAATATGCCTTGCCATACGCGCGTTACAGGCATTACTGCCGCCAAGGGCCGCCGCTGGCCCAGTGCGTTCAGAATACCCTGCGATAACCTGGAAAACCTTGTTTTCTCCATGAGTTCAAGCCAGACTGCTATTTTTACCTGCATCCCTATCGGCTGACAAGCAATCAGCACCCGATCATAAAAAACTCCGGGCCTGCACAGGGCAGACCCGGAGTTTTTACAACAGCCAGCACAGTTTGCTGGTTATATCTTGCCGGTCACATCCAGGCACTGCCACGGCAGGCCGTAGACGTTCAGGTCTTTCATGAAGGGATCGGGGTCAAACTGTTCCATGTTCCACACGCCGGGCTGACGCCACACACCCTGGGCAACCATCTTGGTGCCAATCATGGCGGGCACGCCCGTGGTGTACGAAATGGCCTGCGAGCCCACCTCTGCGTAGCATTCTTCATGGTCGCAGATGTTGTACACGTAGACCGTCTTTTCCTTACCGTCCTTGATGCCGCGCATGAAGTCGCCAATGCAGGTCTTGCCCTTGGTCAGAGGACCAAGGGAAGCCGGATCGGGCAGCAGCTTGGCAAGGAACTGGATGGGCACAATGTCCTGCCCCTGGAAGTTCACGGGATCAATGCGGGTCATGCCCACGTTGCCCAGCACCTTGAGGTGGTTGAGATAGTTCTCGGAAAATGTCATCCAGAAGCGGGCGCGACGCAGGCCCTTGAGGTTCTGCACCAGCGATTCGAGCTCTTCATGGTACATGAGGAAGCATTTTTTGGAGCCTATGCCGTCGGGGAAGTCAAAATTCATGGACCACGACAGGGGGTCGGTTTCAACCCATTCGCCCCGTTCCCAGTAGCGGCCGCGCGCGGTTACTTCGCGGATGTTGATTTCGGGGTTGAAATTGGTGGCAAAGGGCTGGCCGTGGTCGCCTGCGTTGCAGTCGATGATGTCGAGCACGTGCACTTCGTCCAGCTGGTGCTTGAGCGCCCAGGCCGCGTACACGTTGGTGACGCCGGGGTCAAAGCCAGAGCCCAGCAGGGCGGTCAGCCCAGCCTCGCGGAAGCGGTCCTGATAGGCCCACTGCCACTTGTATTCAAACTTGGCGGTATCCAGCGGTTCGTAGTTGGCCGTGTCCACATAGTGTACGCCGCATTCGAGGCAGGCGTCCATAATGTGCAGATCCTGATACGGCAGGGCCACGTTGCACACCACGTCGGGCTTGACCTGACGGATGAGAGAGCAGAGTTCCGGCACGTTGTCCGCGTCCACCTGAGCGGTGGCAACCTCTACGCCAAGACGCGTCTTGACGCTTTGCGCAATGGCGTCGCAACGGGAAAGGGTGCGGCTTGCAAGCGTAACCTTTGAGAATCCGCCTTCCTTGAGAACCTGCGCACACTTGTGCACAACAACGCTGCCCACGCCGCCCGCGCCAATAATCAGAATATGAGACATGTTCCTTCTCCGTGATGGAAGAGGTCCTATACCACTGCGCGGCTGGGCCGCGCCGCCATTTTCATACAATGCCCGTAGGGGTTGTGCCGCGTGTGGACGCGTACCCGCACCGGCAGCAATAATGCCCGCGTGGAGTGACAGAGCCGTTACACCACGCGCGGAACCGGCCTTATGGCCCGGAAATGTTCCGGCGTCAACAGGCCGATGCATAAAAACTGTCAACTCTGCATCTACCGGGCGTTTTCATTTTAACATGCCTGCCCGAGGGCGAAGCCTGTTCGCCTTGCAACCGTTTCTCGACGCAGACTTTTTCAGAATCCGCGCAGCGCAGATAAACATTCTCTATGTTAATCTGCCCTATCCGTTATTTTTTTCAGCAAGTCACGCACGGGTGTCGTCGCCGTCCAGCGCACGTACATGGGCATAGCGCCCGCTCTTGCGCGCAGCTTCAACCAGCGCCCGCCCTTCTGCCCTGCACTGCGGGCAGGCATGACGCGGAACCAGCACGCACAGCGAACGCGGCACCCGCTCCGAGGCAGTTTCTATCTGCCCCAGCCCGGAGCACTGGCCGCACAGCCGCCAGGCCTCTGTCTGCCCCTCGCGCAGCATGTCGGTATCATAAAAAATATGCTTGCGGCGCACCCACCAGCCGTTGTTTTCTTCGCCTTCTGATGGTTGCGCGGGCGGATGAAAATACACGTCCCGAACCTGCCCGCAAAGCCGGGCAATTTTTTCGGCCACATCCGGGCGCTGGCGCGTTGCCTCAGGCGTCCAGCCCGGCTCACATATCTCGGAGGCATCCATGCCCGCCAGTGCAAGGCAGATGCCCAGATTCACGTAAGGCAGGGCTCCACGTATGGAATACCCCCCCTCAAGCACCGCAATGTGCGGTTGCAGGGCCGCGTTGAGCGCCGCATAACCCTGCGCGGAGAGCTTCATGTTGGCGAGGGGATCGGTAAAATGGTTGTCCTGCCCGGCGGAATTGATGATGAGGTCGGGCTTGAAGTCTTCCAGAATGGGCAGCACCGCATGTTCTATGGCGTACAGGTAGCCCTCGTCCGACGTGCCGGGCGGCAGCGGGATGTTGACGGTACGCCCCAGAGCACCGGGGCCGCCGCATTCCGGCAGAAAACCCGAGCCGGGATACAGAGTGTGCCCGTCCTGATGCAGCGAAATGAACAGGGTGTGCGGATCGTTCCAGAAAATGTCCTGGCTGCCGTCGCCGTGGTGCACGTCCGTATCCACAATGGCGATGCGCAGGGGGCGACCATCGGGGTGCGGATAGTGGTCGCGAATATACTCGACCATCACGGCTTCATTATTGATATTGCAGAAGCCCCGGTTGCCGTGCACTACGCGCATGGCGTGGTG
The sequence above is drawn from the Desulfovibrio sp. genome and encodes:
- the purE gene encoding 5-(carboxyamino)imidazole ribonucleotide mutase, with the translated sequence MPQVVILMGSKSDEEKVSPCVDVLKSLGVSCFITVSSAHRTPERTEELVRRYEAEGTRVFICAAGMAAHLAGAVAARTTRPVIGIPVSSAALCGMDALFATVQMPPGFPVATVATDKAGARNAAWLAAQILAVSDPALNERIAQARAKMREEVEKAGEEISNKYA
- the purD gene encoding phosphoribosylamine--glycine ligase, translated to MRILVIGSGGREHALVWKILQSPEVSAIFVAPGNGGTSSEGAVNVPIAVDDLDGLLAFARKEHIDLVIPGPELPLTLGVVDRMREAGIPSFGPDEYGARLEGSKAFAKEIMNRANVPTAHCAVFSDAQAARDHINKVGAPLVIKADGLAAGKGVIIAQTVQEALEAIDEIMTERAFGDAGNLVVVEECLVGEEASFLCVCDGTRAVPLPSAQDHKRVFDNDEGPNTGGMGAYSPAPVLPDSMLEEMADLTVRPILRELAKDGHPFVGVLYAGLMMTADGPKVLEYNVRFGDPECQPLLMRLDGDLPAIMMDAVRGKLDPASLGQTKQTALGVVITAKGYPGSYAKGLPIEGIEDADSLPGVKVFHSGTAIKDGALVSNGGRVLCVTALGDSLAAAQKAAYAGVARVRMQDGFNRTDIGEKGIRRLTGK
- a CDS encoding VCBS repeat-containing protein, which codes for MKFAMRLTFSVCLLLVAVAASAVSAAAKSAVVLPFTVNAPQSYAYLSKAIPATIQGRLDRPGILEARAGQGKATSQAEAQQALRSAGADNAIWGSVSVMGNDCTVTINSVDKAGKTWSKTAQSPVSELTTNVQNLTSSLSQEVFGISGAMRSPGSTASGAQRGATANGDIVTNETGQQQVYLNPQFRYQGAGAEDGSRLRTQRLPYNMVDMAVGDFNGDGKNEIAILSDHDLRIYSWPANGQLKLLAETVVSRSNNNFSMRAIDLNRDRCMSLVVATTEESSNRPYSFIYSFKGNKLTTVAERIPYFMSVMRVPPTYAPTLVGQAWDSLKLFAPGVRIMTKQDGKYTMGTRLDLPTGATVFNCVWLPAGKNGKGEQLVMLTEDERIKLFQGHGNTLVHTTMERYSGSATGMDHYKGMPGLGVDKNYQLPGKYYAAMRLIAADIGNTGEYTLLVNKPISTAAQFFDRYRFFPQGEIHALYWDGVGLGLKWKTRRIRGSVAEIDLGDVNNDGVLDLVVGLNTSPDLGIGSRQCMITAYPLDVAATNPNVPADLSDFEISPN
- a CDS encoding carbamoyltransferase HypF; amino-acid sequence: MSNQLSVRRAFVASGQVQGVGFRPFVYRLAAEGGLTGTVGNTSEGVRMELQGPDEEVRRFGLRLRAELPPLARLTGVVEHDLPTVEGEIDFRIVSSSGEAGHSVLVSPDMSVCADCLADMHEPANPRHKYAFTNCTNCGPRYTITRSIPYDRAVTSMSCFPLCPQCAAEYANPADRRFHAQPVACPVCGPRLWFVNAAAAREGTTAPTAENMHDALEKAVQTLLEGKVLALKGLGGFQLACDARNAQSLQELRQRKTRPHKPLALMVGDLATARALCALTPEHEALLQSPEKPVVLCPRHQPEAAAGSPGWLPPEVAPDTGKVGIMLPYTPLHAVLFDRLAELAPLPPVLVMTSANAGGEPICLGNREALNRLEHLADAWLLHDRDILVRVDDSVVTLQPRLPAAGAEESGTAAAPGPASANLLSEPLFYRRARGYVPRPVFLPQAEENCPCVLGTGAELKATICLTRGREAFAGQHIGDLENPATLAFYEEVTAHLEKLLEVRPAALVCDAHPDFLSTRYAEARAQREGIPLWRLQHHAAHAAAVLAENSHYGPALALCLDGTGLGDDGTVWGGELLFMELEEPRWRRLGRLAPFALPGGDAAVRQPWRIAQALHALCEQAGMTMPSLHPWQPEQAQASAAVAEMLRRNINCPATSSCGRLFDAVAAQLGLCLSTSYEGQAAIRLEDAANRAADSVRAALEGTASDDVVAQLIWPVGIARRQGLLEMDSAGLFAQVVQAQAQGMDTTEAAARFHLSLARALATMAGRAARKLGVSSVGLSGGVLQNATLARLLPLALTEQGLTALTHHELPPGDGGLSLGQAVWGRRMLAAGKD
- a CDS encoding RsmB/NOP family class I SAM-dependent RNA methyltransferase yields the protein MPKILSRSFRLVCAPEQVSGVEALLRAQGYEFEPEPFSPYCRRLLAEPRPLGGSLAAFFGYIYIQDRSSMLPPLALAPAPGSAALDMCASPGSKTGFLAQLVGPTGFVLGNEPSPTRLGTLRANLHQLNLIQAGTCSYSGDALPLRPGSWDNILLDPPCSGWGTAEKHPQVLKLWQGDKLDSLTGLQRRLLRHAASLLRPGGRLVYSTCTTNVDENEAQVRFAEEELGLERVHLEPFAGFAWEELPGGEGTLRVDGVRSQAQGFYVALLRKPGQPDPTDIFMDATLMNEGAGADATADPFSIQRNDLRPAPRAGKTGGRNRGNAQARQERPVGSPLPLESLACSTCDPALLPPGQAVLYGDHVRFVPPHARALIPAGCVWQGALLGKLGGGLLDPAPRLRVLMPQKGTDVATAASSFVLEDVADITALLSGQSRQTGLAGRDAALWWHDLPLGRVVLKQGRVVASFK